In Afipia sp. GAS231, a single window of DNA contains:
- a CDS encoding DMT family transporter translates to MSASPSSRERLGLLLGFVGMAIFGGTLPATRIAVSAIDPIALTSLRTVIAGLCSLTLLIVLRRPLPPRALWPQLVITTLCVAVLFPLLMSMGMQTVDASHGGVVLGILPIATALVAVTITHERPRPLFWIASVAGAALVIAFALRQGGGALSSGDLLLFAAVAVSAVGYAFSGRLTSQMPGWEVISWVLVIALPVSIPAAALTMPADITHIAPKPWLALLYVALFSQWIGFFAWNAGMAMGGIARVSQIQLLQPFVTFALASWFAGETITLQILLFASAVVATVAISTRTRARVSPPLPKQEREPPQLAAS, encoded by the coding sequence ATGAGCGCCTCTCCATCTTCACGCGAACGTCTCGGTCTGCTGCTGGGTTTTGTCGGCATGGCGATCTTCGGCGGCACCTTGCCGGCAACGCGCATCGCGGTATCGGCCATTGATCCGATTGCACTGACCTCGCTGCGCACCGTGATCGCCGGCCTCTGCTCGCTGACGCTGCTGATCGTGCTGCGCCGTCCGCTGCCACCGCGCGCGCTGTGGCCGCAACTCGTGATCACGACGCTGTGCGTCGCCGTGCTGTTTCCGCTGCTGATGTCGATGGGCATGCAGACCGTGGACGCCTCGCATGGTGGCGTGGTGCTCGGCATTCTGCCGATCGCGACTGCATTGGTCGCCGTCACGATCACCCATGAGCGGCCGCGGCCCTTGTTCTGGATCGCATCGGTCGCCGGCGCCGCTTTGGTGATCGCGTTCGCGCTGCGGCAAGGCGGCGGCGCGCTATCATCAGGTGACCTGCTGCTATTCGCTGCCGTCGCCGTCTCCGCGGTCGGCTATGCCTTCTCTGGACGGCTGACGTCGCAGATGCCGGGCTGGGAAGTCATCAGCTGGGTGCTTGTCATCGCGCTGCCGGTGTCGATTCCCGCTGCCGCGCTGACGATGCCTGCGGACATCACCCACATCGCGCCGAAACCGTGGCTGGCGTTGCTCTATGTCGCGTTGTTCTCGCAATGGATCGGCTTCTTCGCGTGGAACGCCGGCATGGCGATGGGTGGCATCGCACGGGTGTCGCAGATCCAGTTGCTGCAACCCTTCGTCACCTTTGCGCTGGCGTCGTGGTTCGCCGGCGAGACCATCACGCTGCAGATCCTGCTGTTCGCCTCAGCGGTGGTCGCAACGGTCGCGATCTCGACCCGCACCCGCGCGCGGGTATCGCCCCCGCTGCCGAAACAGGAACGGGAGCCGCCTCAGCTCGCGGCTTCCTGA
- a CDS encoding sulfite exporter TauE/SafE family protein has protein sequence MDVATYATLLAGALAGGFVSGLAGFGTALMALGIWLYILPPAVAVPLVLICSVSSQISTLPSMWKMLDFKLAWPFVAGGLVGMPIGALLVARADPQHFKLSVGAMLLVFPTALYFIRKPMAFQFGGRLADAAVGFAGGILGGLAGLSGPLPTLWASIRGWTKDQRRGVFQIFNGTVLGAALCLQIANGFVKADVFWLAMLALPGTLIGARLGMRAYQALSDRNFYDVVLALLFMSGLGLVWSSIAPS, from the coding sequence TTGGACGTCGCCACCTACGCCACTCTTCTTGCCGGCGCGCTCGCCGGTGGCTTTGTCTCCGGGCTTGCCGGATTCGGAACGGCGCTGATGGCGCTCGGGATCTGGCTTTACATCCTGCCGCCGGCCGTTGCCGTGCCGCTGGTTCTGATCTGCTCGGTCAGCTCGCAGATCTCGACCCTGCCGTCGATGTGGAAGATGCTCGATTTCAAGCTGGCATGGCCGTTCGTCGCCGGCGGCCTCGTCGGCATGCCGATCGGCGCGCTGCTGGTCGCGCGCGCCGATCCGCAACACTTCAAGCTTAGCGTCGGCGCCATGCTGCTGGTGTTTCCGACCGCGCTCTATTTCATCCGCAAGCCGATGGCATTTCAGTTCGGCGGCCGGCTGGCCGATGCAGCCGTCGGATTTGCCGGCGGCATCCTTGGCGGCCTCGCCGGCCTGTCCGGCCCGCTGCCGACGTTGTGGGCGAGCATACGCGGCTGGACCAAGGATCAGCGGCGCGGCGTGTTCCAGATTTTTAACGGTACCGTGCTCGGCGCTGCTTTATGCCTGCAGATTGCCAACGGCTTTGTCAAAGCTGATGTCTTCTGGCTGGCCATGCTGGCGCTACCCGGCACCTTGATCGGCGCCCGTCTCGGCATGCGCGCCTATCAAGCGCTGAGCGACCGCAATTTCTACGACGTCGTGCTGGCGCTGCTGTTCATGTCCGGGCTCGGCCTGGTATGGAGCAGCATTGCTCCGAGTTGA
- a CDS encoding alpha/beta fold hydrolase — protein MTSSPKTFLVSHGAWGGGFAWRKMHPLMQAAGHRLLTPSYTGLGERAHLAHQGLDLESHIQDMLNVIQYEDLRDIVLVGHSYGGMVATGVADRARDRVAQVIYIDAFVPDDGQSLFDLNESGRASSREAAKNGDGWRIPPMPPPPDTSAADVEWLSPRRVHMPIKCFEEKLKLQNGPLTLPRSYIYATRITPADTFGRFSRMTKSDPAWRYFEIDASHSPNVTAPEALMALLEQIAA, from the coding sequence ATGACTTCCTCTCCGAAAACCTTCCTTGTCAGTCACGGTGCGTGGGGCGGCGGCTTCGCCTGGAGAAAGATGCACCCGCTGATGCAGGCGGCGGGGCATCGGTTGCTCACGCCAAGTTACACCGGCCTCGGCGAGCGCGCGCATCTGGCGCACCAGGGCCTCGATCTCGAATCTCACATTCAGGACATGCTGAACGTGATCCAGTACGAGGACCTGCGCGACATCGTGCTGGTCGGCCACAGCTACGGCGGCATGGTCGCGACCGGCGTCGCCGATCGTGCACGCGACCGTGTTGCGCAGGTCATCTATATCGACGCCTTTGTACCCGACGATGGTCAGTCGCTGTTCGACCTCAACGAATCCGGACGCGCCTCCTCGCGGGAGGCGGCGAAGAACGGCGATGGCTGGCGCATCCCGCCGATGCCGCCGCCGCCAGACACTTCGGCCGCCGATGTCGAATGGCTCAGCCCGCGCCGCGTCCACATGCCGATCAAATGCTTCGAGGAAAAGCTCAAGCTGCAGAATGGACCGCTGACCTTGCCGCGCAGCTACATCTACGCGACGCGGATCACGCCGGCCGACACGTTCGGGCGGTTTTCGCGAATGACGAAGAGCGATCCGGCGTGGCGCTATTTCGAGATCGACGCCAGCCATTCGCCGAACGTCACCGCGCCGGAGGCGCTGATGGCGTTGTTGGAGCAGATCGCGGCCTGA
- a CDS encoding TetR/AcrR family transcriptional regulator: MVAATPNTIHLAAEEDSSKRRQILDGARKVFMDLGFDGASMNEIARSAGVSKGTLYVYFADKNRLFEAIVHEEALAHGQVVFNFDPGRDVETTLHEFGEAYMELVCRPGGGSAIRTVMAIAERMPDVGRRYYEQVLEKTINGLADCLRAHVRSDDLAIDDCQLAASQFMMMCQASLFLPFIFQAAPAPSAERIAEVVESATRMFLAMYRAKPV, translated from the coding sequence ATGGTTGCAGCCACTCCAAACACGATTCATCTCGCCGCTGAAGAGGATTCTTCGAAGCGCCGGCAGATTTTGGACGGCGCCCGCAAGGTTTTCATGGATCTCGGCTTTGACGGCGCCAGCATGAACGAAATTGCGCGCTCAGCCGGCGTCTCCAAGGGAACGCTGTATGTCTATTTCGCCGACAAGAACCGGCTGTTCGAGGCGATCGTCCACGAAGAAGCGCTCGCGCACGGCCAGGTCGTCTTCAATTTCGACCCCGGGCGCGATGTCGAAACCACGCTGCACGAATTCGGCGAGGCCTACATGGAACTGGTGTGCCGGCCCGGCGGCGGCTCCGCGATCCGCACCGTGATGGCGATCGCCGAACGGATGCCGGATGTCGGCCGCCGCTATTACGAACAGGTGCTGGAAAAAACCATCAACGGCCTCGCCGACTGTCTTCGGGCGCATGTCCGATCGGACGATCTCGCCATCGACGACTGCCAGCTTGCGGCATCGCAATTCATGATGATGTGCCAAGCTTCGCTGTTTCTGCCGTTCATTTTCCAAGCCGCCCCCGCCCCTTCGGCGGAACGCATCGCCGAAGTGGTCGAGAGCGCGACGCGGATGTTCCTGGCAATGTATCGGGCGAAGCCGGTGTGA
- a CDS encoding outer membrane protein has product MNKLVLAVSALAVSAVSASAADLAARPYTKAPPPVVVAAYDWSGFYIGANGGGAWSRKCWDINPFTINTFFVPPTNVSGSEGCHTASGATAGGQIGYRWQSAAWVFGVEAQGNWADLRGSNLSQNVFFAGTGIANRSRIDAIGLFTGQVGYSWNNVLLYVKGGAAVAHDKYDSFLTTAFGGQPAGFVVDRGSETRWGGVVGVGGEYAFTPNWSLALEYDHLFMGSRDVALVYDPALFVPALVNHSDRIRQDIDMVTLRLNYRFGGPVVAKY; this is encoded by the coding sequence ATGAACAAGCTCGTTCTTGCTGTTTCTGCCCTGGCCGTCAGCGCCGTAAGCGCTTCTGCCGCGGATCTCGCCGCGCGTCCCTATACCAAGGCGCCGCCGCCCGTGGTCGTCGCCGCCTATGACTGGAGCGGCTTCTATATCGGCGCCAATGGCGGCGGAGCGTGGAGCCGCAAGTGCTGGGACATCAATCCGTTCACCATCAACACGTTCTTCGTCCCGCCCACTAACGTGAGTGGCTCCGAAGGCTGCCACACCGCCAGCGGCGCAACCGCCGGCGGCCAGATCGGTTATCGCTGGCAGAGTGCAGCCTGGGTGTTCGGCGTCGAAGCCCAGGGCAACTGGGCTGATTTGCGCGGCTCGAACCTTTCCCAGAACGTATTCTTTGCCGGCACCGGGATTGCCAATCGCAGCCGGATCGATGCGATCGGTTTGTTCACCGGACAGGTTGGATATTCCTGGAACAACGTCCTGCTTTACGTGAAGGGCGGCGCTGCCGTCGCACACGATAAATACGACAGCTTCCTGACCACGGCGTTCGGCGGCCAGCCCGCCGGCTTCGTCGTGGATCGGGGCAGCGAAACGCGCTGGGGCGGCGTGGTCGGCGTCGGCGGCGAATACGCGTTCACGCCCAACTGGTCGCTCGCGCTCGAATACGATCATCTGTTCATGGGATCGCGCGATGTCGCGTTGGTCTACGATCCCGCGCTGTTCGTGCCGGCGCTGGTGAACCACAGCGACCGTATCCGCCAGGACATCGACATGGTCACGCTGCGCCTCAACTACCGCTTCGGCGGCCCGGTCGTCGCCAAGTACTGA
- a CDS encoding DHA2 family efflux MFS transporter permease subunit, with product MADATTAPPGMMNPAAQTSERIPPRRLFAFLIMVFGMFMSILDIQVVSASLSEIQAGLSASSSEVSWVQTSYLIAEVIAIPLSGFLSRAFGTRLLFAISASGFTIASFFCGFASSIEQMILWRAIQGFLGAGMIPTVFASAYTVFPREKFYIVGPIIGLVATLAPTIGPTVGGFITDLMSWHWLFFINIVPGIGITIGVLALVDFDRPNFALLEHFDWWGLLFMAGFLGSLEYVLEEGPQYEWLQDTSVATCAAVCFVSAIAFFWRVLTAREPIVDVRTFNDRNFGIGCLLSFCIGVGLYGLTYMYPRYLAEVRGYSALMIGETMFVSGITMFFTAPIVGRLMLKVDLRYIIAIGLCIFALGSYQMTWITRDYDFYELLVPQILRGIGMMFAMVPTNTIALGTLAPERVKNASGLFNLTRNLGGAVGLAVINQVLNQRTDLHIVRLQERVNWGNATATETLNMFTQRLQGMGDAALMAMKQLSQIVHRQAVVMGYGDAFFMLTIFYFSLSLLVMLLDKPAASAAGGEAAH from the coding sequence ATGGCTGATGCCACCACCGCTCCCCCCGGCATGATGAACCCAGCGGCGCAGACGTCCGAGCGGATTCCGCCGCGGCGGCTGTTTGCGTTTCTCATCATGGTGTTCGGGATGTTCATGTCGATCCTGGACATCCAGGTCGTCTCGGCGTCGCTGTCTGAAATCCAGGCCGGCCTCTCGGCCTCCTCCAGCGAAGTGTCGTGGGTTCAGACCTCGTATCTGATTGCGGAAGTAATCGCGATCCCGCTCTCCGGATTCCTGTCGCGCGCGTTCGGCACCCGTTTGCTGTTTGCGATTTCCGCCTCCGGCTTCACCATCGCGAGTTTCTTCTGTGGCTTTGCCTCCAGCATCGAGCAGATGATCCTGTGGCGGGCGATCCAGGGGTTCCTCGGGGCGGGCATGATCCCGACCGTGTTCGCCTCGGCCTACACGGTGTTTCCGCGCGAGAAATTCTACATTGTCGGCCCGATCATCGGCCTGGTCGCGACGCTGGCGCCGACCATCGGTCCGACGGTCGGCGGTTTCATCACCGACTTGATGTCGTGGCACTGGCTGTTCTTCATCAACATCGTCCCCGGCATCGGCATCACCATCGGCGTACTGGCGCTGGTGGATTTCGACAGGCCGAATTTCGCGCTGCTTGAGCATTTCGACTGGTGGGGCCTGCTGTTCATGGCGGGCTTTCTTGGCTCGCTCGAATATGTGCTGGAAGAAGGCCCGCAATACGAGTGGCTGCAGGACACGTCGGTGGCGACCTGTGCGGCGGTCTGCTTCGTCTCGGCGATCGCCTTCTTCTGGCGCGTGCTGACCGCGCGCGAGCCGATCGTCGATGTCAGGACGTTCAATGACCGCAATTTCGGCATCGGCTGCCTGCTCTCGTTCTGCATCGGCGTCGGACTCTACGGCCTGACCTACATGTATCCGCGCTATCTCGCCGAGGTGCGCGGCTACAGCGCGCTGATGATTGGCGAGACCATGTTCGTCTCGGGCATCACCATGTTCTTCACCGCGCCGATCGTCGGACGGCTGATGCTGAAGGTCGACCTGCGCTACATCATCGCGATCGGCCTGTGCATCTTCGCGCTCGGTTCCTACCAGATGACCTGGATCACCCGCGATTATGATTTCTACGAATTGCTGGTGCCGCAGATCCTGCGCGGCATCGGCATGATGTTCGCGATGGTGCCGACCAATACCATCGCGCTCGGGACGCTGGCGCCGGAGCGGGTGAAGAACGCCTCGGGCCTGTTCAACCTGACGCGCAACCTCGGCGGCGCGGTCGGGCTGGCTGTCATCAACCAGGTGCTGAACCAACGCACCGATCTGCATATCGTGCGGCTGCAGGAGCGCGTGAACTGGGGCAATGCCACCGCGACCGAAACCCTCAACATGTTCACCCAGCGCCTGCAGGGCATGGGCGATGCCGCGCTGATGGCGATGAAACAGTTATCGCAGATCGTGCACCGGCAGGCGGTGGTGATGGGCTACGGCGACGCCTTCTTCATGCTGACCATTTTCTATTTCAGCCTCAGCCTCCTGGTCATGCTGCTGGATAAACCCGCGGCTTCGGCGGCAGGCGGTGAGGCTGCGCACTAG
- a CDS encoding ABC transporter ATP-binding protein, translating into MSKQLNKRPAAIRVVIPFVFRHWLEQPGRAAIVAGGFLGATAADLFMPVFSGKLVDALTLGASDPTARQAAFTAFGGIVALGLMSMVLRLTGLQAIVPFTLKLMSDIARDAFVRVQRFSTDWHANSFAGSTVRKITRGMWALDLLNDTILMALAPSLLVLLGSMVLLGLHWPVLGAVIAAGTLVYVSMTVAFSMNYIAPAARVSNAWDTKVGGTLADALSCNAVVKSFGAEAREDARLEGVIGRWRTRVRRTWLRYNYTSTAQLGVLLCFRASVIGGAILLWIAGRASPGDVTYVLTSYYIIHAYLRDVGMHINNLQRSVNDMEELVAIHGEPVGIADAPAAKPIDIQGGRIVFDAVTFHYGGHRTPLYDRLSVDIRAGERVGLVGRSGSGKTTFVKLVQRLYDIGGGKILIDGQDIAQATQHSLRSQIAIVQQEPILFHRTLAENIAYGRPGASMAAIEQAARLANAHEFILRLPKGYGTLVGERGVKLSGGERQRVALARAFLADAPVLILDEATSSLDSESEGLIQQAMERLMKGRTSIVIAHRLSTVRSLDRILVFDRGEIVEQGTHAVLTARPGGIYRGLFERQATEFGRITAAE; encoded by the coding sequence ATGAGCAAACAACTCAACAAACGTCCCGCGGCGATACGCGTGGTGATCCCGTTCGTGTTCCGTCACTGGCTCGAACAGCCCGGCCGCGCCGCCATCGTCGCCGGCGGTTTCCTCGGCGCGACCGCGGCTGACCTGTTCATGCCGGTGTTCTCGGGCAAGCTGGTCGATGCGCTCACACTAGGCGCGTCAGATCCAACGGCGCGGCAGGCCGCGTTCACGGCCTTCGGCGGCATCGTCGCGCTCGGCCTGATGTCGATGGTCCTGCGCCTCACCGGGTTGCAGGCGATCGTGCCGTTCACGCTGAAGCTGATGTCCGACATCGCGCGCGATGCTTTCGTGCGGGTGCAGCGCTTTTCGACCGACTGGCACGCCAACAGCTTTGCGGGATCGACCGTGCGCAAGATCACGCGCGGCATGTGGGCGCTCGACCTGCTCAACGACACCATCCTGATGGCGCTGGCGCCGTCGCTTCTGGTGTTGCTGGGCTCGATGGTCCTGCTCGGGCTGCACTGGCCGGTGCTTGGCGCGGTCATCGCGGCGGGCACGCTGGTCTATGTCTCGATGACGGTGGCGTTTTCGATGAACTACATCGCGCCGGCCGCAAGGGTCTCCAACGCCTGGGACACCAAGGTCGGCGGCACGCTGGCCGATGCGCTGAGCTGCAACGCGGTGGTGAAATCCTTTGGCGCCGAAGCGCGCGAGGACGCGCGGCTCGAGGGCGTCATCGGCCGCTGGCGCACGCGCGTGCGGCGGACCTGGCTGCGTTACAACTACACCTCGACGGCGCAGCTAGGCGTGCTGCTGTGCTTTCGCGCCTCCGTGATCGGCGGCGCGATCCTGCTGTGGATCGCCGGCCGCGCTTCGCCGGGCGACGTCACCTATGTGCTGACCAGCTACTACATCATCCATGCTTACTTGCGTGACGTCGGCATGCACATCAACAACCTGCAGCGCTCGGTCAACGACATGGAGGAACTGGTTGCGATCCATGGCGAGCCGGTCGGCATTGCCGACGCGCCCGCCGCAAAGCCGATCGACATCCAGGGCGGCCGCATCGTATTCGATGCCGTGACGTTTCATTACGGCGGCCATCGCACGCCACTGTATGACCGCCTGTCGGTGGACATCCGCGCCGGCGAGCGGGTCGGCCTGGTCGGGCGCTCCGGCTCCGGCAAGACCACCTTCGTCAAGCTGGTGCAGCGGCTGTACGATATCGGCGGCGGCAAGATCCTGATCGACGGTCAGGATATCGCGCAGGCGACGCAGCACTCGCTGCGCAGCCAGATCGCGATCGTGCAGCAGGAGCCGATCCTGTTTCACCGGACGCTGGCCGAGAACATCGCCTATGGCAGGCCGGGCGCCTCGATGGCGGCGATCGAGCAGGCCGCGCGGTTGGCGAATGCGCATGAGTTCATCCTGCGGCTGCCGAAAGGTTACGGCACGCTGGTCGGCGAACGCGGCGTCAAGCTGTCGGGCGGCGAGCGGCAGCGCGTAGCCTTGGCTCGGGCGTTCCTCGCGGACGCGCCGGTCCTGATCCTGGATGAGGCGACGTCGAGCCTCGACTCGGAATCGGAAGGCCTGATCCAGCAGGCGATGGAGCGGCTGATGAAGGGCCGCACCTCGATCGTGATCGCGCACCGGCTGTCGACGGTACGCAGCCTCGACCGGATTCTGGTGTTCGACCGCGGCGAGATCGTCGAGCAGGGCACCCACGCCGTACTGACGGCGCGCCCCGGCGGAATCTATCGTGGGTTATTCGAGCGACAGGCGACGGAATTCGGCCGCATTACGGCGGCCGAGTGA
- a CDS encoding HlyD family secretion protein, with protein MAAARDQAARVVRTGPETAEDEVARTAQLADQLRTHVAEETRRRPAETPAGPATENPAAPPAKTAADKPAAAKPGKRKFVMMGVFGLLALAAIGYGVYFLLVGRFYVSTDDAYVRANNTTLGARVAGHVAAILPVDNAIVHTGDVIFKIDDGDYKIAVDAARTRIATQQATIDRIGRQVTALVSAVEQASAQLASSEAALKRAGLDYDRQEALSTKGFASRATFEQSEAGRDQGVAAVKAARAAYDAARDNVEVTRAQQAEAQAQFAELQTSLAKAERDLAFTSVRAPVDGTFSNRLVNTGDFIQAGQRLANVVPLNDVFIDANYKETQLKRIRPGQPVTIKVDAYGLRKFAGTVESISPAAGSVFTLLPPDNATGNFTKIVQRLPVRIRVPKDVAKQNLLRAGMSVYTTVDTREGAADADSDADLDTPTAIHPQ; from the coding sequence ATGGCCGCAGCGAGAGATCAGGCAGCACGCGTAGTTCGTACCGGGCCGGAGACGGCGGAGGACGAAGTTGCGCGCACCGCCCAGCTGGCGGATCAGCTGCGGACACACGTCGCGGAAGAAACCAGGCGCCGCCCCGCGGAGACGCCGGCCGGTCCGGCAACCGAGAATCCGGCCGCGCCACCGGCCAAGACGGCTGCCGACAAGCCGGCTGCCGCCAAGCCGGGCAAGCGCAAATTCGTGATGATGGGCGTGTTCGGATTGCTGGCGCTCGCGGCGATCGGCTACGGCGTCTATTTCCTGCTCGTCGGCCGTTTCTATGTCTCGACCGACGACGCCTACGTTCGCGCCAACAACACCACGCTCGGCGCGCGGGTGGCGGGGCATGTCGCCGCGATCCTGCCCGTCGACAATGCGATCGTTCATACCGGCGACGTCATCTTCAAGATCGACGACGGCGATTACAAGATCGCGGTGGATGCCGCGCGCACGAGGATTGCGACCCAGCAGGCCACCATCGACCGGATCGGCCGCCAGGTCACCGCGCTGGTGAGCGCGGTCGAGCAGGCCAGCGCCCAGCTCGCTTCCTCGGAAGCGGCGCTGAAGCGCGCGGGTCTCGACTACGATCGTCAGGAGGCGTTGAGCACCAAGGGATTTGCCTCGCGGGCGACTTTTGAGCAATCCGAGGCCGGCCGCGACCAGGGCGTGGCGGCGGTGAAGGCGGCGCGGGCGGCCTATGACGCGGCGCGCGACAATGTCGAAGTCACCCGGGCGCAACAGGCTGAAGCCCAGGCCCAGTTTGCCGAACTGCAGACGTCGCTGGCGAAGGCCGAGCGCGATCTCGCCTTCACCTCGGTGCGCGCACCGGTCGACGGCACCTTCTCCAACCGGCTCGTCAACACCGGCGATTTCATCCAGGCCGGTCAGCGGCTCGCCAATGTGGTGCCGCTCAACGACGTCTTCATCGACGCCAATTACAAGGAAACCCAGCTCAAGCGCATCCGTCCCGGCCAGCCCGTGACGATCAAGGTCGACGCTTACGGCCTGCGCAAGTTCGCCGGCACCGTCGAGAGCATTTCGCCGGCGGCGGGTTCGGTGTTCACGCTGCTGCCGCCTGACAACGCCACTGGCAATTTCACCAAGATCGTGCAGCGGCTGCCGGTTCGTATTCGCGTGCCAAAGGACGTGGCGAAGCAAAACCTGCTGCGCGCGGGGATGTCGGTCTACACCACCGTCGATACCCGCGAAGGCGCGGCTGACGCGGACAGCGACGCCGACCTCGATACGCCGACGGCGATACATCCGCAGTAA
- a CDS encoding TetR/AcrR family transcriptional regulator translates to MSPRTRIIDAAKTVFRRQGFRRSSIEQAAEAAGLTRQALYHHFKSKEALFRAVIERFYEDAFAAETAAAAAAEKAGGSLPDVIVAAVTAKLGQLAESLDGSPHVEELFSEHLAQARDLYQKYSAAHGEQLAATIARICRKQGLTLSAGMTPRDLARCVEMTINGTKSAYPAMQPAAAFLRDLEIMLRTFVAGAVSPAKPRAAKPKPAKKSTNKPVKKSTRKHLGDRK, encoded by the coding sequence ATGAGCCCCCGCACCCGTATCATCGACGCCGCGAAGACGGTGTTCCGCCGCCAGGGCTTCCGCCGTTCGTCGATCGAGCAGGCGGCCGAAGCCGCAGGGCTGACGCGGCAGGCGCTCTACCATCACTTCAAGTCCAAGGAAGCGTTGTTTCGCGCCGTGATCGAACGGTTTTATGAAGACGCGTTCGCCGCCGAAACGGCCGCCGCTGCCGCCGCGGAGAAGGCCGGCGGCAGCCTCCCCGATGTCATCGTCGCCGCGGTCACCGCCAAGCTCGGGCAATTGGCCGAATCGCTGGATGGTTCGCCCCATGTCGAGGAGCTGTTCTCCGAACATCTCGCGCAAGCCCGCGACCTCTACCAGAAATATTCCGCCGCTCATGGCGAGCAACTTGCGGCGACCATTGCCCGCATCTGCCGCAAGCAGGGCCTCACCCTCAGCGCCGGGATGACGCCGCGCGATCTGGCGCGCTGCGTCGAGATGACGATCAACGGCACCAAATCCGCCTACCCCGCGATGCAGCCGGCGGCCGCCTTCCTCAGGGATCTCGAGATCATGCTGCGGACGTTCGTCGCGGGTGCAGTGAGCCCGGCGAAGCCGCGCGCCGCGAAACCGAAGCCGGCGAAAAAATCTACGAATAAACCCGTGAAGAAATCCACCCGCAAACACCTGGGAGATCGCAAATGA
- a CDS encoding sensor domain-containing diguanylate cyclase produces the protein MATRFARQTTAPTKWLLMLGLAVTLSFSAICGWVLWQAGGRDYLHSREAAANLVSSLASEIDRNIELYDLSLQAVVDGMKLPEIDKISPELRQVVLFDRAATAKDMGSILVTDRLGKVVLDSHSLVPAEANYSGRDFFQIHVRQADAGLYISRPWVAPDGQYLIGFSRRIANPDGSFGGIVAGSMHVSYFHNLFRKLKYGPKDSMNLIGADGTILMRAPFDIDTIGQSLRKSQVFQQFPQVQNGWYETVSILDGVRRLFVFQQVGHHPLLIVEGVSLETIYADWWREVWLIGSIMLALCAMTMALTVFLALALKRRTVAENQLARLASTDGLTGLCNRRKFDEVLSSEWRRSQRSAGPLALLMIDADGFKAYNDAHGHQAGDAALASIAECIANGAKRASDLSARYGGEEFAVLLPGESTEGACRIAEEIRASVLSLRSQQQGRPDICPTISIGVASMVPQVGLAPSDLIKSADLALYEAKHAGRNRTVAAPTMLSARRDLAA, from the coding sequence ATGGCTACGCGCTTCGCAAGGCAAACGACCGCGCCGACCAAGTGGCTGTTGATGCTGGGGCTCGCCGTGACGCTGAGCTTCTCCGCGATTTGCGGCTGGGTGCTCTGGCAGGCCGGCGGCAGGGACTACCTGCACAGCCGGGAAGCCGCCGCCAATCTGGTTTCCAGCCTTGCCAGCGAGATCGACCGAAACATCGAGCTGTACGATCTGTCGCTGCAGGCGGTCGTCGACGGCATGAAGCTGCCCGAGATCGACAAGATCAGTCCGGAACTGCGCCAGGTCGTGCTGTTCGACCGTGCGGCCACCGCCAAGGACATGGGGTCGATCCTGGTCACGGATCGTCTCGGCAAGGTCGTCCTGGACTCACATTCGCTGGTACCCGCCGAGGCGAATTACTCCGGGCGGGATTTTTTTCAGATTCACGTCAGGCAGGCCGACGCCGGTCTTTACATCAGCCGTCCCTGGGTGGCGCCTGATGGACAATACCTGATCGGCTTCAGCCGGCGGATCGCCAACCCGGACGGATCGTTTGGCGGGATCGTCGCCGGCAGCATGCACGTGAGCTACTTCCACAACCTGTTCAGGAAGCTGAAGTACGGTCCCAAGGATTCGATGAACCTGATCGGCGCGGACGGCACCATTCTGATGCGGGCGCCGTTCGACATCGACACGATCGGGCAGAGTCTGCGCAAATCCCAGGTATTCCAGCAATTCCCTCAGGTGCAGAACGGCTGGTACGAAACGGTTTCGATCCTCGACGGCGTTCGGCGCCTGTTCGTGTTTCAGCAAGTCGGCCATCATCCGCTGCTGATCGTCGAGGGCGTCTCGCTCGAAACCATTTATGCCGACTGGTGGCGGGAAGTCTGGCTGATCGGCTCGATCATGCTGGCACTCTGCGCGATGACGATGGCGCTGACGGTGTTTCTGGCGTTGGCGCTGAAGCGACGAACCGTCGCCGAAAACCAGCTCGCGCGGCTCGCCAGCACCGACGGCCTGACCGGGCTGTGCAACCGGCGGAAGTTCGATGAGGTCCTGTCCAGCGAATGGCGCCGCTCGCAGCGGTCGGCCGGGCCGCTGGCGCTGCTGATGATCGATGCGGACGGCTTCAAGGCCTACAACGACGCCCACGGACACCAGGCGGGTGACGCGGCGCTGGCTTCGATCGCCGAATGCATCGCCAACGGGGCAAAACGCGCATCCGATCTCAGTGCGCGCTATGGCGGCGAGGAGTTTGCGGTGCTGTTGCCGGGCGAATCGACCGAGGGCGCCTGTCGCATTGCCGAGGAGATCCGAGCCAGCGTGCTGTCGTTGCGCAGCCAGCAGCAAGGACGTCCCGACATTTGCCCGACGATCAGCATCGGCGTCGCTTCCATGGTTCCGCAGGTCGGGCTGGCCCCAAGCGACTTGATCAAATCGGCCGATCTGGCGCTCTATGAAGCGAAGCATGCGGGGCGCAACCGCACCGTCGCTGCGCCAACCATGCTGTCCGCGCGTCGGGATCTGGCGGCCTGA